In Primulina huaijiensis isolate GDHJ02 chromosome 16, ASM1229523v2, whole genome shotgun sequence, a single genomic region encodes these proteins:
- the LOC140961387 gene encoding probable serine/threonine-protein kinase At1g54610 — protein sequence MGCVFGKEISSGPSSGAAVDGKGRVDVEERDSSRPPGKREKVVVDSVSKSEVGGDAGEVRNGENQKEELKEGNERRAKGERRKSKPNPRLSNPPKHIHGEQVAAGWPSWLSAVAGEAINGWTPRRADTFEKIEKIGQGTYSNVYKARDAITGKIVALKKVRFDNLEPESVRFMAREILILRRLDHPNVVKLQGLVTSRMSCSLYLVFDYMEHDLAGLASSPGIKFTETQVKCYMHQLLSGLEHCHNRHVLHRDIKGSNLLIDDEGVLKIADFGLASTFDPNSKQPMTSRVVTLWYRPPELLLGATYYGLGIDLWSAGCILAELFAGKPIMTGRTEVEQLHRIFKLCGSPSEEYWKKSKLPHATIFKPQQSYKRCIAQTFKDFPPSSLPLIDRLLAIDPAERQTATAALESDFFTTKPYACDPSALPKYPPSKEIDAKRRDEEARRIRAAGKTQADGVKKTRARDRQRAIPAPEANAELQANIDRRRLITHANAKSKSEKFPPPHQDGGLGYPLGSSHHIDPSFDPPDVPFSSINFSYSKDPIQTWSGPLVDPSAAVAPRRKSKPSKKDNRKG from the exons ATGGGGTGCGTTTTTGGGAAAGAGATTTCATCTGGGCCGTCTAGTGGTGCTGCCGTAGATGGAAAGGGGAGGGTTGACGTAGAAGAGAGAGATTCATCTAGGCCACCAGGCAAGAGAGAAAAGGTAGTAGTTGATTCAGTAAGTAAATCTGAGGTTGGTGGTGATGCTGGTGAGGTTCGAAATGGCGAAAATCAGAAGGAGGAGCTGAAGGAGGGGAATGAACGGCGTGCAAAGGGTGAGAGGAGGAAGTCTAAGCCAAATCCAAGGTTAAGTAATCCCCCCAAACACATCCACGGGGAACAAGTGGCTGCTGGGTGGCCATCTTGGCTCTCAGCTGTTGCGGGAGAAGCCATCAATGGTTGGACACCACGCCGTGCTGAtacatttgaaaaaattgagAAG ATCGGACAAGGTACTTATAGTAATGTGTATAAAGCTAGAGATGCCATAACGGGGAAGATTGTTGCATTAAAGAAGGTTAGGTTTGACAATTTGGAGCCTGAAAGTGTGCGATTTATGGCTAGGGAGATATTAATTCTACGCCGATTGGATCATCCCAATGTTGTCAAACTGCAAGGATTGGTGACATCAAGAATGTCATGTAGTTTGTACCTGGTGTTTGACTACATGGAGCATGATTTAGCTGGCCTTGCTTCTAGCCCTGGGATCAAGTTTACGGAGACGCAG GTTAAATGCTACATGCATCAGCTGTTGTCTGGCCTTGAACACTGCCACAACCGCCATGTATTGCATCGTGATATAAAGGGATCAAACCTTCTTATAGATGATGAAGGCGTACTTAAGATCGCTGATTTTGGATTAGCTTCCACCTTCGACCCAAACAGCAAGCAGCCCATGACTAGTCGTGTGGTAACACTATGGTACAGGCCTCCAGAGCTGCTTCTTGGTGCCACCTATTATGGATTAGGTATTGACTTGTGGAGTGCTGGATGCATTTTAGCCGAGCTGTTTGCCGGGAAGCCTATAATGACTGGGCGAACAGAG GTGGAGCAGTTGCATCGGATTTTCAAGCTATGTGGTTCACCATCAGAAGAATATTGGAAGAAATCGAAGCTTCCTCATGCAACCATATTCAAGCCCCAACAATCATATAAAAGATGCATAGCACAAACATTTAAAGATTTTCCGCCATCATCATTGCCTCTAATAGATCGTCTACTTGCAATTGATCCAGCTGAACGCCAAACTGCTACGGCTGCATTAGAGAGTGAC TTTTTCACAACAAAGCCTTATGCTTGTGATCCGTCAGCCCTTCCAAAGTACCCGCCGAGCAAGGAGATAGATGCTAAGCGTCGCGATGAAGAAGCTAGGAG GATAAGAGCTGCCGGTAAAACACAAGCGGATGGTGTGAAGAAAACACGTGCACGTGATCGGCAGCGAGCAATTCCGGCACCCGAAGCCAATGCTGAGCTGCAAGCTAATATTGAT AGGAGGCGACTAATCACACACGCTAACGCAAAGAGCAAGAGCGAAAAGTTTCCTCCCCCACACCAAGATGGAGGACTCGGTTATCCCTTAGGATCGTCTCACCACATTGATCCATCCTTCGACCCCCCTGACGTGCCTTTCAGTTCTATTAATTTCTCGTACTCCAAAGATCCTATTCAAACTTGGTCTGGTCCATTGGTCGATCCCTCAGCTGCAGTCGCTCCAAGAAGAAAATCGAAGCCATCGAAGAAGGATAATCGGAAGGGATAA
- the LOC140961388 gene encoding sodium/hydrogen exchanger 1: MGYDFGIMLSTVNNLSTSDHASVISITFFVTLLCGCIVIGHLLEENRWMNESITTLIIGLCTGVVILLISGGTSSRLLVFSEDLFFIYLLPPIIFNAGFQVKKKQFFRNFMTIILFGALGTLISFIIISLGAIAIFQKMDIGLGMGDYLAIGAIFAATDSVCTLQVLNQDETPLLYSLVFGEGVVNDATSVVLFNAVQNFDLSHISGIEALNLIGNFFYLFITSTILGVAVGLLSAYVIKKLYFGRHSTDREVAVMMLMAYVSYMLAELFYLSGILTVFFCGIVMSHYTWHNVTENSRVTTKHTFATLSFLAEVFIFLYVGMDALDIEKWNAVSDSPKTSISVSATLLGLTLVGRAAFVFPLSFLSNLTKKSPSEKIGFKQQITIWWAGLMRGAVSMALAYNQFTRDGHTQLRGNAILITSTITVVLFSTVVFGLMTKPLVKFLMPPSKPISRSISSQQSFTLPLLIQDSITDLFVGNGQTSEGGQNIARPSSLRMLLTRPTHTVHYYWRKFDDAFMRPVFGGRGFVPFVPASPTDRSIPDLHEDIKY; the protein is encoded by the exons ATGGGGTATGACTTTGGAATTATGCTGTCTACAGTGAATAATTTGTCAACCTCTGATCATGCTTCAGTGATCTCGATTACCTTTTTTGTGACACTCCTGTGTGGATGTATTGTGATCGGGCATTTATTGGAGGAGAATCGTTGGATGAATGAATCTATCACTACCCTTATAATT ggTCTGTGCACTGGAGTTGTAATTCTACTCATAAGTGGAGGGACAAGCTCAAGGCTTTTGGTGTTCAGTGAGGATCTTTTCTTCATTTATCTGCTTCCgccaattatttttaatgcagG GTTCCAGGTTAAAAAGAAACAATTCTTTCGCAATTTCATGACTATTATTCTGTTTGGAGCACTTGGTACCTTGATCTCCTTCATCATCATATCTTTGG GTGCGATTGCTATCTTCCAGAAAATGGATATTGGGCTGGGAATGGGAGATTATCTTG CAATTGGAGCGATATTTGCAGCCACAGATTCGGTTTGTACATTGCAG GTGCTAAATCAGGACGAGACGCCACTGCTGTACAGTTTAGTATTTGGAGAAGGTGTTGTAAATGACGCAACTTCTGTCGTGCTTTTCAATGCAGTCCAGAACTTTGACCTATCTCATATCAGTGGTATTGAAGCTTTGAATCTGATTGGAAACTTTTTTTACTTGTTTATCACAAGCACTATATTGGGTGTTGCA GTTGGACTGCTTAGCGCCTACGTCATAAAGAAGCTCTATTTTGGAAG GCATTCCACGGATCGTGAGGTTGCCGTAATGATGCTCATGGCCTACGTTTCATACATGCTGGCTGAG TTATTCTATTTGAGCGGAATCCTCACTGTGTTCTTCTGTGGTATTGTGATGTCACATTACACCTGGCATAATGTCACAGAGAATTCAAGAGTAACCACCAA GCACACATTTGCCACTTTGTCCTTCCTTGCTGAGGTATTCATATTTCTCTATGTTGGTATGGATGCCCTGGACATTGAGAAGTGGAACGCTGTATCTGACAG cCCCAAAACATCAATTTCTGTCAGTGCAACTCTGCTGGGATTGACGCTGGTGGGAAGAGCGGCTTTTGTTTTCCCTCTGTCATTCCTGTCTAACTTGACCAAGAAGTCTCCATCTGAGAAAATCGGGTTTAAGCAGCAA ATTACGATCTGGTGGGCTGGTCTTATGCGCGGTGCTGTTTCAATGGCCCTTGCTTACAACCAG TTTACCAGGGACGGTCACACCCAGTTACGTGGGAATGCAATCTTGATTACCAGTACCATTACAGTTGTGCTGTTCAGCACTGTG GTGTTTGGCTTGATGACGAAGCCTTTGGTTAAATTCTTGATGCCCCCATCGAAACCAATAAGCAGAAGCATCTCATCTCAGCAATCCTTCACTCTACCACTTCTCATCCAGGATTCTATAACCGACCTGTTTGTTGGAAACGGACAGACTTCAGAAGGTGGCCAGAATATAGCCCGCCCAAGTAGCTTACGGATGCTCTTAACAAGACCGACTCATACTGTCCactattattggagaaaattcGATGATGCTTTCATGCGTCCAGTTTTTGGTGGGCGTGGTTTTGTTCCTTTTGTTCCGGCCTCACCAACCGATCGAAGCATACCTGATTTACATGAAGATATCAAGTACTAA